Proteins from one Nicotiana tabacum cultivar K326 chromosome 23, ASM71507v2, whole genome shotgun sequence genomic window:
- the LOC107823425 gene encoding protein MAEA homolog has protein sequence MEMETIPNGSSPTSTTSSTAVTPTAVTPTSGISPNAPSSKLNQLSESLKLEHQFLRVPFEHYKKTIRSNHRIVEKEVSAVISGVSDAAAATDSVMSRDDAVNRLNSLVSRLQGLKRKLEEGSRIENLQAQRCRARLDHLESADPENLSDWNDTRLKRILVDYMLRMSYYDTAMKLAESSNIQDLVDVDVFHEAKKVIDALQNKEVTPALAWCADNKSRLKKSKSKFEFQLRLQEFIELVRAENMMRAITYARKYLAPWGSTHMKELQRVLATLAFKSNTECATYKALFEPKQWDYLIDQFKQEFCKLYGMTLEPLLNIYLQAGLSALKTPFCYEDDCTKEDPLSQESFRKLATPLPYSKQHHSKLVCYITKELMDTENPPLVLPNGYVYSTKALEEMAKRNDGRITCPRTGFTCNYTQLIKAYIS, from the exons ATGGAAATGGAAACAATTCCCAACGGCAGTTCGCCTACATCCACAACCAGCAGCACCGCCGTCACCCCAACCGCCGTCACTCCAACCTCCGGCATCTCGCCTAACGCTCCGTCGTCAAAACTGAACCAACTCTCCGAATCTCTCAAATTAGAACACCAGTTCCTTCGTGTCCCTTTCGAGCATTACAAAAAGACGATTCGATCCAATCACCGTATTGTTGAGAAGGAAGTGTCCGCTGTTATCTCTGGCGTTTCGGATGCCGCTGCCGCCACTGACTCTGTTATGTCCCGCGATGATGCCGTAAATCGACTCAATTCACTTGTTTCCAGGTTGCAGGGGCTTAAACGGAAG TTGGAAGAGGGGAGTCGAATAGAGAACCTGCAAGCGCAAAGATGCAGAGCACGGCTAGATCATCTAGAATCTGCTGATCCAGAAAATTTATCAGATTGGAATGATACCCGTTTGAAGCGGATACTGGTAGATTACATGTTGCGGATGTCATATTATGACACTGCTATGAAGCTTGCTGAAAGCAGCAACATCCAG GATCTTGTTGACGTTGACGTCTTTCATGAAGCAAAAAAGGTCATTGATGCTCTTCAAAACAAGGAGGTGACTCCTGCTTTAGCCTGGTGTGCTGATAACAAATCCAGGCTAAAGAAATCAAAG AGCAAATTTGAGTTCCAGCTGAGACTGCAAGAGTTCATAGAGTTGGTAAGAGCTGAAAACATGATGCGGGCCATTACATATGCTCGGAAATATCTTGCACCTTGGGGTTCTACCCATATGAAAGAGTTGCAGCGGGTCTTGGCGACACTTGCTTTCAAGAGTAATACGGAATGTGCAACATACAAG GCTTTATTTGAACCAAAGCAGTGGGATTACTTAATTGATCAATTCAAACAGGAGTTCTGCAAGTTATATGGCATGACTCTCGAGCCTTTGCTGAATATATATCTCCAAGCAGGGTTGTCTGCATTGAAAACTCC ATTCTGTTACGAAGATGATTGCACAAAGGAGGATCCTTTATCACAGGAGAGCTTTCGTAAATTAGCGACGCCACTACCATATTCAAAGCAGCATCACTCGAAGCTAGTTTGCTACATAACCAAAGAGCTGATGGATACTGAAAATCCACCCCTTGTCTTGCCTAATGGCTATGTCTATAGCACCAAG GCACTTGAAGAGATGGCCAAGAGGAATGATGGCAGAATCACGTGTCCCAGGACAGGCTTCACCTGCAACTACACACAGCTGATTAAGGCTTACATTTCATGA
- the LOC107823426 gene encoding uncharacterized protein LOC107823426 → MPVSGNEEPGVLARQPSNSSSGIPIKKRWYSMVQSPSPTRAEPSSLSNESESKTKDSCLVQVSTLSSCDSASKSDTIKNTLLEVKKENPSGANVDSPPTLQPFLTISRETNPDTSSGPSGNVDNQVKPASAKKLASQIVNVKKEVVAKQGESQCKLELPAYSGHVELSLGPKEPHVSSLVDPTRERSCLMSGTVNPSLLSLSLNKGKDISQDKSCKNGLSNNDSDDTAHTNRSNWDLNTPMDSWEGSGDDVPVQDASHIDLLHKTSSSLDRKPSISSTSVVGANVDKGKQVVGASEQEFNFPISSIQPSLPYKSADVLPLSLGSTLRGFDSPILQSLAKVDSSRVSPNSSLLKNLALNSNMNSPTRKTVKSEPVEEALVQANAGTACRPAGTLDVNVVKPEVVRQNLQPTEVSTKGPQKLLEQKPVKFEALQEVSQEISMTSDVIAHQSVGRVLQLQESSSSSSSTLPMPLTPQKGCTSRLSTCSDLSVMSGDLSTQSEYSVHTEEANRNKNALDQANADIAAKHANFDLKESNVSSGKVEPSVLEGINVEDTREPHQLVASGVGSANDEEKISISAGTEEECYGSDYESDGNHAFAGHVDAESVGCGREDEEYEEGEVREPMMQSIAEDPIAEGMDSEKNSKNAHSAGSSGVEESHCFNYDEKDNMLPVHTETNDDIVKGCDEKADKIDHKDGNLQSPLLDKEETTGADEQRPIGAIQQGPVDQSGIADLQEGCEKDVLCDEVPAGSSGSGRNVGETNNENIGGSDMAPTVDSSLQNAETSINANSNKDLSNVGSKSRIINLPRASNVTSPSNVRTITGRSLPSRSGRERYSDIEEEKFHLRKNRDETYADGPKFVRHRNEDRSFCSSRGNFMRGRGRGSGRFDSSRSDWDSGRDFESYGGGTDYRFRRKRTAAVGESEIERNDYDRLDGAAFVSNRRRKPLNDSFSSFRHPPARRLSPNGREDAAMMGIQMLRRAPRNTSPSRCTGEDGSDGPDGHFIRGNTKFTTMQRRGFPRMRSKSPARSRTRPPGPWSSPRRRPAEGFNGLPDSSQHRSPAMYREDRMRSSPRTSFTDEMVPRRRDSPSYTARRLNDMRDVDAGQEHGHPRSLSIRRSPPDRVFTRNNRRLEMLDRRERADGDDYFDGPIHTGRFPELRSGGSTDERRKYGERRGGPARSFRPYNSENDTFRFNQDGGPRPFRFYPVADEEFVERNNTREREFDANIKDRPLPRRMRNVEEQEGNFRQSGQVWHEEGFDVSRLKRRRF, encoded by the exons ATGCCAGTTTCAGGGAACGAAGAG CCTGGGGTTCTTGCCCGGCAGCCCAGTAACTCGTCATCAGGTATCCCTATTAAGAAGAGGTGGTACTCTATGGTCCAGTCTCCTTCACCTACTCGTGCTGAGCCATCTTCTTTGTCTAACGAAAGTGAATCCAAGACCAAAGATTCTTGCCTGGTCCAGGTCTCGACCTTGAGTTCTTGTGATAGTGCAAGTAAATCTGATACTATCAAGAATACTCTTCTAGAGGTAAAAAAGGAAAATCCTTCTGGTGCAAATGTTGACTCTCCGCCTACTTTGCAACCATTTTTAACCATATCTCGGGAAACAAACCCTGATACTAGCTCTGGTCCTTCGGGAAATGTAGATAATCAAGTGAAACCAGCTTCTGCCAAAAAATTAGCTAGCCAGATAGTGAATGTCAAGAAGGAAGTTGTTGCCAAACAAGGGGAAAGCCAATGTAAACTTGAACTTCCTGCTTATTCTGGACATGTTGAACTGTCATTAGGCCCAAAGGAACCACATGTTTCTTCTTTGGTTGATCCAACTAGGGAGCGGAGTTGCCTGATGAGTGGAACTGTAAATCCTTCATTGCTTTCTCTGTCTTTGAATAAAGGGAAGGACATTTCCCAGGACAAAAGTTGCAAGAATGGATTGAGTAACAATGATTCTGATGATACTGCACACACTAATAGATCTAACTGGGATCTGAATACTCCCATGGACTCATGGGAGGGTTCTGGTGACGATGTTCCTGTTCAAGATGCTAGTCATATTGATCTGTTACATAAGACTTCTAGTTCACTAGACAGAAAGCCTTCTATTAGTTCTACTTCTGTTGTTGGTGCTAATGTTGATAAAGGGAAACAAGTTGTTGGAGCTAGTGAGCAGGAATTTAATTTTCCCATCTCATCAATACAGCCTAGCCTACCATACAAGTCTGCCGATGTGCTTCCTCTTAGTCTTGGTAGTACTTTACGAGGGTTTGACTCCCCAATACTGCAGTCATTGGCTAAAGTGGACTCTAGCAGGGTTAGTCCGAACTCGAGTTTGCTGAAAAATCTGGCATTGAATAGTAACATGAATTCCCCCACTCGCAAAACTGTTAAGTCTGAACCTGTTGAGGAAGCCTTGGTACAAGCCAATGCTGGAACTGCATGTCGTCCAGCTGGAACATTGGATGTTAATGTAGTAAAACCTGAAGTTGTGAGGCAGAATCTGCAACCTACTGAGGTGTCGACTAAGGGTCCTCAGAAATTACTTGAGCAAAAACCAGTGAAATTCGAAGCACTCCAGGAGGTTAGTCAGGAAATATCCATGACGTCAGATGTGATTGCACACCAATCAGTTGGAAGGGTTTTACAGCTTCAGGAGAgttcttcttcatcttcgtctACACTGCCAATGCCTTTGACCCCTCAAAAGGGATGCACTTCTAGATTGTCTACCTGTTCAGATTTGTCTGTGATGAGTGGGGACTTGTCTACTCAATCTGAGTACTCTGTTCATACTGAGGAAGCTAATAGAAATAAAAATGCTCTAGATCAGGCAAATGCTGATATTGCTgctaaacatgcaaactttgaccTCAAAGAATCAAATGTGTCCAGTGGTAAAGTGGAGCCATCTGTGTTGGAGGGCATCAATGTCGAAGATACACGAGAGCCACATCAGTTGGTTGCAAGTGGTGTGGGATCGGCAAATGATGAGGAAAAGATAAGTATATCAGCTGGTACAGAAGAAGAATGTTATGGTTCTGATTACGAATCTGATGGCAATCATGCTTTTGCGGGACATGTTGATGCTGAGAGTGTGGGGTGTGGCAGAGAGGATGAGGAATATGAAGAAGGTGAGGTCCGAGAGCCAATGATGCAGTCAATTGCAGAAGACCCAATTGCTGAGGGGATGGATTCggaaaaaaatagcaaaaatgcTCACTCTGCTGGCTCTTCTGGGGTTGAGGAATCTCACTGCTTCAATTATGATGAAAAAGATAACATGTTGCCAGTTCATACTGAGACTAATGATGACATTGTGAAAGGTTGTGATGAGAAAGCTGACAAAATTGATCATAAAGACGGTAATTTGCAGAGTCCATTATTGGATAAAGAGGAAACAACAGGAGCTGATGAGCAGAGGCCTATTGGTGCTATTCAACAAGGACCAGTTGATCAATCAGGAATAGCAGATCTGCAGGAGGGATGTGAAAAGGATGTCTTATGTGACGAAGTGCCTGCTGGAAGCAGTGGGTCTGGCAGAAATGTTGGCGAGACTAATAACGAGAATATTGGAGGATCTGATATGGCACCAACAGTTGATTCATCTTTGCAGAATGCTGAAACATCTATTAATGCTAACTCTAATAAAGATTTGTCAAATGTTGGAAGCAAGAGCCGGATTATCAATTTACCTCGTGCATCTAATGTGACATCTCCTAGTAATGTCAGAACTATTACAGGTAGGTCACTGccttcaagaagtggaagagaAAGGTATTCTGATATAGAGGAGGAGAAATTCCATCTACGAAAGAATAG AGATGAAACTTATGCTGATGGTCCTAAATTTGTCCGGCATAGGAATGAGGACCGGTCATTTTGCAGCTCACGGGGGAACTTCATGCGTGGAAGAGGGAGGGGTTCGGGCCGGTTTGATAGTTCGCGTAGTGATTGGGATTCTGGACGTGATTTTGAAAGCTATGGAGGTGGTACTGATTATCGTTTTAGACGTAAACGTACTGCTGCTGTTGGGGAATCTGAAATTGAGCGTAATGACTATGATAGACTCGATGGTGCTGCTTTTGTTAGTAATAGGAGGAGGAAGCCATTAAATGATTCCTTCTCTTCATTTCGGCATCCACCTGCACGGCGGCTGTCCCCCAATGGAAGAGAAGATGCTGCCATGATGGGTATTCAAATGCTTCGTAGAGCTCCTAGGAATACCAGCCCAAGTAGATGCACTGGTGAAGATGGCTCTGATGGACCAGATGGTCATTTCATTCGGGGTAATACAAAGTTTACCACGATGCAGAGAAGAGGTTTCCCTCGAATGCGGTCTAAATCTCCTGCTAGATCCCGTACACGTCCCCCTGGCCCTTGGTCATCTCCTCGGAGGAGACCGGCCGAAGGATTCAATGGTCTTCCAGATTCATCTCAGCACAGGTCTCCAGCTATGTACAGGGAAGATAGGATGAGGTCTTCCCCACGAACTTCTTTTACCGATGAGATGGTTCCTCGAAGGCGTGACTCTCCATCGTATACTGCTCGGCGTCTGAATGATATGAGGGATGTGGACGCTGGACAGGAGCATGGGCATCCAAGGTCTCTTTCTATCAGAAGAAGTCCACCTGATCGGGTATTTACTAGAAACAATAGGAGACTTGAGATGTTAGATCGTCGGGAGAGGGCTGATGGTGATGACTACTTTGATGGGCCGATACACACTGGCAGGTTTCCTGAGCTTCGTAGTGGTGGAAGTACTGATGAGAGAAGGAAGTATGGTGAGAGGCGAGGAGGACCTGCTCGTTCTTTTCGTCCTTATAACAGCGAAAATGACACTTTCCGTTTCAACCAAGATGGTGGCCCTAGGCCTTTTAGGTTCTATCCAGTAGCAGATGAAGAATTtgttgaaagaaataacactagGGAAAGAGAATTTGATGCAAATATCAAGGATCGACCTTTACCTAGACGAATGAGAAATGTCGAGGAGCAAGAAGGTAATTTTAGACAGAGTGGGCAAGTTTGGCATGAAGAGGGATTTGATGTCTCTAGATTGAAAAGAAGAAGGTTTTGA